In Drosophila yakuba strain Tai18E2 chromosome X, Prin_Dyak_Tai18E2_2.1, whole genome shotgun sequence, a single genomic region encodes these proteins:
- the LOC6524094 gene encoding arylalkylamine N-acetyltransferase 1, with amino-acid sequence MKSRNADDIEVRQVAAAGTEELMTFLLAHYYPEEPLTAGTHPPEPEAADKEFLLSNVPHGTCFVALHGGRIVAAVVAGPKDIHEPEHMAEEAVKYAGGKWGTILHLLSAVETATDVCRRFNVPSCLHVHALGVDPELRGRNLGGRLMEAVAQRGRELGHQLISVDCTSVYSARLVQRLGYQLINTLRYVDHLDASGQQLIRPPPPHESVQTFVLHL; translated from the coding sequence ATGAAGAGCCGGAATGCCGATGATATTGAGGTGCGCCAGGTAGCCGCCGCTGGAACGGAGGAGCTGATGACCTTCCTGCTGGCCCACTATTACCCCGAGGAGCCGCTGACCGCGGGCACACATCCGCCGGAGCCGGAGGCGGCGGACAAGGAGTTCCTGCTGTCCAACGTTCCCCATGGCACATGCTTTGTGGCACTGCACGGCGGCAGGATTGTGGCCGCCGTGGTGGCGGGACCCAAGGACATCCACGAGCCGGAGCACATGGCCGAGGAGGCCGTCAAATATGCCGGCGGTAAGTGGGGCACCATACTGCATCTGCTCTCCGCGGTGGAGACGGCCACCGATGTGTGCCGTCGCTTCAACGTGCCCAGCTGCCTGCATGTCCATGCACTGGGCGTGGATCCGGAGCTGAGGGGTCGCAACCTGGGCGGTCGCCTCATGGAGGCAGTGGCCCAGCGGGGCCGGGAACTGGGACACCAGCTGATCTCCGTCGACTGCACCAGTGTGTACTCCGCCAGATTGGTCCAGCGCCTGGGCTACCAGCTGATCAACACGTTGCGGTACGTGGATCACCTGGACGCCAGTGGGCAGCAGCTCATccggccgccgccgccacacGAGAGTGTCCAGACCTTTGTGCTGCATTTGTAG
- the LOC6524093 gene encoding uncharacterized protein LOC6524093, with the protein MKLERKKGVLDPELASMSLDNYYEKHVKKPGGKFKSHRPAPYASRSQAQLHFQRTHYFGPAYRRRLANPTSSIIHSRLEELTHNIEHTKTMVAFKVVVNLIEHRLQQQQQEELEASLASTPPAPSPTPSHVSEDLEDTLILTIGDEVLQDDDFKDIL; encoded by the exons ATGAAACTTGAACGCAAAAAGGGTGTTCTTGATCCCGAATTGGCCTCAATGTCATTGG ACAATTACTACGAGAAGCACGTGAAGAAGCCGGGCGGCAAGTTCAAGTCCCATCGTCCTGCGCCGTACGCATCGCGTTCGCAGGCGCAACTCCACTTCCAGCGGACGCACTACTTCGGCCCCGCCTACCGGCGCAGGCTGGCCAATCCCACTTCTTCCATTATCCACAGCCGACTGGAGGAACTGACCCATAATATCGAGCACACCAAGACCATGGTGGCCTTCAAGGTCGTTGTGAACCTTATCGAGCATCGtctacagcagcagcagcaggaggaacTGGAAGCCAGCTTGGCTTCGACGCCGCCGGCCCCTTCGCCTACTCCTAGCCACGTTTCGGAGGATCTGGAGGACACGCTGATCCTCACCATCGGCGACGAGGTGCTGCAGGACGACGACTTCAAGGACATCCTCTAG